From Helicoverpa zea isolate HzStark_Cry1AcR chromosome 12, ilHelZeax1.1, whole genome shotgun sequence:
CTTCACCAGCTTCACTCTCcatctgaaataaaattttaaccaCTATGGTTTACTGCTCcccgttatttatttatttcgatgtACGTAATTTCTCTattagtcttaccaaggtagcATCTTCGTTAGGATTTAAGTGAAGCTGAATACGCCTCCTGTGGCGCGATTCATTAGTGAGGCGCAAGTAATGCTGCACGAGAGGATGCCGCATCATCACGTGATGCAACATGGAATGTCCCAGCAAGATCAGTATGGAGAACACGAAGAACATGAACGTGCTTCGCTGCGGCTGACGGAAACCGTACTTGGTGACGATTCGGTCTAAGGACACCCAAAATCCAGCAGCACCTAAAGAAATAAGAGCCTAAATACGATTTccttttttatgttaaattcTGCTTCTTATATCCTAAAGCTTTCCAAACATTATTACGTtgttcaataacaaacacaGAAAACCGAGAGGTACATTAAATGACAAAACAATAAGGTGTTTTAAGACTATTAATAGTAACTAAGTTTTAAAGTAATCTGTGCTATTACGGCCGACAGTTTGCCCGATAAGGGGGAAAAAAGGAAAATcttgaattcaatcaaactATTAAGTCGGTCTGAACCGGCTAAATACCAGATCTTGCAATGTGTGTTCCACTCATTTTCGtattatgagcccaaacaaactatcggccgactaaaagttagtAGTGTCGATTTCCTCCTTGAGAAGATTTTTTTGTGGACTTACTCTCGCCCGCCATCACAGCCTGGGTGTACCTCGGCGGCAGGCAACCAGTGAAGCCGTAGTACGAGGCTTGCTGAACGGTACACCCGAAAGCAACCACTCCAATGGCGACCAGGTTGATGGTGTAGGACACCCGCGTCGAGAACCCGTCCCAGCCAATGTTGCACACAGCTACGAATAACATCGTCGCTAGGGAGACTAGGATGCCTGAAAGATTGAAACTTATTGGAGTATAAAGTTCTTTCAAAGACTAAAACGTAATCAGGACTGCAGTACAAAAGTAAAGATTTTGAACAGAGCGGAAAAAGATAGTAAACTCAAAACATCTTATTTCAAAAAACCTTTGCAGGCTATTATGAATTTAGATTAGATACAGATACATAGTTGCGCGATTCCAAATAGTAGATATCAGGGAAAAGATCCGACAAGAAACTCCACGGAAAACCACAATGGAAGAAATGTATGTTTCATGGCCAATTTCGAAGCTTGTGTTTTACAATGCGTTTCCGCGACAATTTAGAGGAACCGAAAAAAAGAagattctcaattcggatgtttgtttcaatatttacgCGCGTATTCAGACAAAgagtttttgtaaataagtctATTAATAAGTAACTAACCGAAAGTGATCCTAGTGTTGTACGTAAACAGATCGAGCAGGAGGTTGTTGAGACAGACGGCGACGCACGCCGACGCTATGTACACAGTCGACATGTCGAACATTATCGTCGTGTTCGGGTAGTGCATTTGGAAGTAGTCTACTGCCATGATGAAACTGAAATATGGAAACAAAGGTATTAACCTaatcatcactacatagtataaaacaaagtcgctttttctgtccctatgtccctttgtacgcttaaatcttcaaaactacacaACCAATTTTCATGTGGTTTTTCTAATAGATTGAGTGATTTAAGAGGAAGgctaatatgtataatatcatACACAAAATTGTGGGGAAATAGTGATATCCCGTGCGAAGTCGGAGCAGGTCGCTAGTATCCCATATACTTAGATTGACGTAGGCAGGTACATAAGTACCTCCTTGATGTGTACCTTAAAGTTTTCGACTTTTGACcttaatgattttttaatataaagacataaataaagaaagaagcTATATTAATAGACatatttaaaatgattaaacCTTTTATAAGATTGAACTAAGTTTCACTGGCTAAAGCAATTTATCTTGACCAGATCACATTGTGCATGTTCAGAGGAAAAAGCTCATAGCAATTTGTTGCTTCACTTGGTTTCCCGGAAGAATTTCCGGCGCTAGGAGCAAACGGATATAAAACTATCGAAGGCATTCCATAGGTTTAAATATCCGGTGTCCGCAGGTAAAGAAACATGGATAAAAATTAATCAAGGGAAACAGTCCCTCCAGCCATCTAAACAACCCAAGTTCATAAACAGCGTAAACGTCCCTATTTCTCAAAACAATTGTTCTATTTTGAAGATCGTGAAAATATATAGCGTAcagttatacctacttacttctaTCTGTTGGTGGACTTGGGCCGTATATGTATTGCATGTTGAATAGTTACCTATTGAATGGCAGTAAGAATGCAGCTCCTGCCACGAACAGCGTGAGATACACAGAGTTGTACCGGTCCGGCGGCGGCGCCCCCGGGTCCGGCATCGATGACAAGGGCTCGCCGCGCGCCGCACGGATCGCCTCGATGCGGGCGTACCCCCGGCCTAGCGTCTCATTCATTTTGCCAAATGTATCACCACTCTCGCATTTACCTACATCCTTTATTTCTTCACAATCACACCTGTTATTTGTTTACAGTAAAAATCCTAAATCACAATTGATTTAATAAGTTCAAAACAAAATGTGCGCatgttagttatttttaattgatgatagcttttgttttaaaatctataAGAGTCAATTTTTAATCACACCTACGTATATCCGTATTTTCTTTGTGCTTCTAAGTTTTACTTAATACTATATTCACATTTGATTAAGTTACTAATTTTGTATTAGTATAATTAAATTTGTGGTTTATTTTGAATGGTTTTGTTTGCAGAGTATTTAATATTCACTGTGTTATAAACAATATTCTTCGCCGGCGGTCTTGACAGGCAGCGAAAGAAAATCTTTTACGCATGCGCGATACACATTGATTTTCAGTGAGGGGGACAAGTTTGGGTGCGAGTCGCTACCCTTAGGCATCCCAAAGACTAAGAGCCAACAGGTTCCTTAGTAACATTTGTGGTAACTACTTACTTACAGGTAATAGTTACGAAATActtaatacttacctattaaaataattaggtacagcTAGCATTATGCATGAACATTTTATAGAGATCTAGGCTACACAGTTAAGACCACGTTAGTCGAATTCATAACTTTTCAAAGACGTTGTGTTGTGCCTGCCTACTAATTTACATTAGCTTTGAGAATCTGAATTTTTAAATCATGACGAGGAAGTCTTATTTCACAACAATTCTACTAGTGTCATCAATAAAACAAGTTGAGCAAGAACTAacgatatttaattataaaaccgTCTTTCCATTCACAAGAACCAAATCAGTGTTATTCCATTCATCAAGTATAGGCCGTTAGAACAAATGACAAGAGCtaatttcttttttcaaaaatgacTCGGAATGGTTTGGCGGATAGCGAGAGTCCGTCGTTAGGTTCAATAGATGGCATCGTATCCCCTTCTGGTATCTTGATATGAAACGTTTGCAGAATATGCGTAAGGAACATAAACAGTTCCGATCTAGCTAACCCTTCCCCTATGCAACGTCTCTTTCCtggaaaaaatatcaaaagtcaGTCAGTCAACAGAAATAAGAACCTAACTTTAGTTTGTGAACGAGTTACGTACATACCATTTTTTATAACATATCGAGTTAAAATTAGAATGCCTGTTTGGTTTTTAGCAAAGGTAACATAAAACAGGTTTTAAAAGAGTAAAAAGAACTAACCTGTTCCAAAAGGCATAAGCGACTCGTCTTGAATAAGATTTCCTTCTTTAGTGATGAACCTCTCTGGTCGGAATGTGTCGGGGTCCTTCCAATGCGTACCATTATGCAGATCATACATAGACAACAGAATGAATGTCCCCTAGTGAACACAGAGTAATTAGGAAATCAAGGAACAAGCAATTAATTTTAACGCAATTTCtaaataatacttacttatatttttaaatagatactAAGGTTAGGCAATACAAAATGGTTTGTTAAACCATTTGTAAAATTGATCAGACTATGATTGATGCTATTTACGTACCTAATGGTACGTAAATAGCTGTCTAAATGCtggttaaatattattatttatttatttagcaccGTAATCATCaacgtcataaaaataaattaatgggaAGCCACCTAAGAATATTGTAAAAATCGTAGATTTACCTCTAAATGCAAAGCCTTGATGAAAACAGAGAGACTCAGTATTGTGCTATTTAATTCTTAAAGGAGACCTATCCGCCGCTATCCGCATCTAGTCAGCCCCAAGTCCCCAACGTCTAGGCCGTTGAAAGGCACTGATCATTTCCTTATTAATTATGATTGTCTTTGAGTTTATCAGTATTCTCAATCTAACTTTGTTGTGGCCAATTAATCAATAGAAAACTCTAGTTACCCATGATTAAAATCAAATTAGAAGCAATTACAATTATAGGAACGAAACGGTAAAGGTTTCCAATAAGTGCAGTACCTTGGGTATAATGTAATTGCCGAGCCGCGCGTCTTCAAGGGCCATATGCGGGATGCCCATGGCTGCGACACTTGATATTCGTAAGGACTCCAGTAATACTGCTTCGGTGTACACCATCCTTTACAAATTACAGACATCGATTacatgagtatttttttttcagcacATGTGTATTTGCATCAAAATCTGGGGGTCTTTAAAAACAGGTAGAGACATTCTCCCTAAATTGACTGCAATCAGGGCAATCAGCAACGCTACCAACATTCAGCCAGATAAACACTCAAAAAGTGCACCTACAGTGCCTAGCCTCTATTGAATGCAaggttaaaaaaatgtataattagATAGGTATTGAAAGATGTATTTTctgtattaattaaattctattttaCAAGCCAAAAACTATCTACTGGCCAGTTTACGGTTTCAGACGAAGCCCAAAGCGgcctatttatattaaattacacAGAAAATACAAAACCTGGCTCTATCGCTGAGTGCAGGTGGTCTGAGaggaccgatgacgtcatcaatTTCGTCATGCAGCCGCCGCTGTACATCATCGTTCAAGACTATATGCAGCAGCATGAATACCGCGGTGTTGGAAACTGTCTCCATGCCAGCTTCTAGGAGATCTAGGCAGACAACTTGAAGTTCTTCGTCTGTAACTAAACGTGATGATGGATGAGGAAAGAGGACAATATCAAAATAGTTTTCATGTTGATTAATGATAGGTATATGAAAGTTTGTGAACTCTTTGCCATATTGTATGCGTACTAGTAAGTACAGAACAGATAGACAGAAGATAACGGTATTGATGTAAACCTTTAGTAAGATGACGAGCGGTCTTTCTATGAATCAATCATTTTCGTCATCaaattattaagtaatttaataagtaattgCTTTGCgcattaaagtttgtttttctgCGGTCTTTGAAGGTGTTAGATTGTAATACAGTGGGAGTTTCTATGTACGTGGATTTTTAGTGTTGGTTTAGTTTTATCTGGGTTAATGGTATACAGCTAGTCCTATTCCTAGGTCAAGAAGTACCCACCGAGGCTTTTAAGTTTTTCATCAATGATGTTTGGGTGGATTTTGAACTGAAAACTTACTTtaacaaaactgataaaaagtagcacaTTGGCCCTATGATATGAGTTCGAATAAAAACAAGTGAACTCATTATGACCGAACGAactgtacctaaataaattattaaaacaaaaaacggtACACGATTATGACGGTACACAATCCTAACAAATGAGTGTCTTTTCCATGTAATTAAGAAAACATCATGTTTGTTATTTGACAAGCTTTTTACGTCAGcgaaaaataagttatttttcattaaCGAATGTAAGATaagttaattacatttttacattatcttgCAAAAGTAAAGATATATTCATAAATTTACTTGTTCCACTATAGCACTGTATTATTTTAACCTGATTTTTTTGTCATACTTATACTCTTTCTTCTAACTCTACACTTAATCTTATTCATCACTCAATTTCCAACTCTCATGTTagttaataaactatttatttgtacGTGACTTTTACTAAAAGACTAAAACTACAGAACAGAGAAAACCGTATTATAACAAGCTTTCATGTTAAAAGTAGTTTTAGTACTTAGAAGGAAGTATGTTAGATACAGACAATAGACACAGATATAGAATAGTCTATATAGGTACGTACAGAATTGATCTTTGCATTCCATTTTTTCAATGAGAAAGGCGTCAATGACGTCACGAGGGTTGTTGACGTCGATGCTTTGTTCATGTTGTTGTATGGTTTCCTGTTGATTACGCATTAGAACAAAATTGCATTTAATTATGTAAGCACAATTATAGCAAATAGGAAGTGTGGGAGACCTCGAACTAGTGATAGCAATACATAGAGCAGTCTTAGGTATGTGTTTAGCCGTTCGGACAGGCTTGTTCTGACTAAATGtaatgtatattattatcaGTCGGTAGTCTGATATAATTCATGGTAATCATACGTAGATTTAAATTTATTCTGCACACAAATATGTACTTGAAAAcactaaaccaatttaaataaagctCCGCGATACGCAATGTCAAAGCATTGCAAGTTATTACCAGTCAACCGAGCTAATTGTCGCCTTTATTGAAAGCAGAAATAATTGGTTCAGAATAAAAACACTTGTtgaaaagataataataaagcTGTCAACAGTATTCAGAGTTTCTTACGCACAACTCCAGTCCCTGAACTGAATAATAACTTTATCGTTGCTGAGATACTTATGTTGTTATTGTAAACTTGACCTCaccatattatattttttacgtgTTTCTGTCCCTCCATCACTTTAAGTCGAAATATATGTGGAAAATTCTGTTTTTGACGTTGTCTGTCTCAAACATTTAACTTCGTGTCCAATTTCacttaaaatacataatcaatatattaaaaaaaatatacccaaGCTCCGCAAACAGATAATGGttaacatacaattttaaacgtACCCAACTGCAACGACTCACGTAGAAATAATGTTCGattaaactttataaaacacTTCTGCCAACTTCATCTAACCATGCAAATATCATACCTACCGATTATTTATCCATTAATACGTCACCTCACCTTCAAGAATTCATGAAGAGCTTTATGTATGCCGCTTAATTCTTTGTATCCCGATAGGCCTGGGAACACATGCCTCATAAACGGCATGAAGTTCAGAATGCCCCCACTCATGTCTACGGCACGAAACAGCCTCATTATCAGGTCACATAGAAATTTCAACTTTTTGTCTTCTAAATCGTATCTGGAATTcgttgattaatttatttatgcactCAAAACAGCaaaaactataggtacctatgtctTTTTTGCTCTTGTTTATTCTGGTCTGAAGATTCTAAATCGGTAAGACTTATTTTCTTGACTTTAGGTGTAGGTACGGCTATAAATAAGATTAAAGTTTTTATGATATGCAAGTATGTAAATAACAAACTCAGTACTGACCTTTTCCCAGCGACGAGCCTCCACAGTATATTGACAATCGTAATATTAAACATGTTATTCACTAGTATCGGCCTCCCGGCGTCGTTTGTTCTCAACTTGACAAGTTCTCTACACTCCTCACTTATGTAGTTTTCCATGAAACGTGTGTTGTAACCaaagctttttaaatattttagaacaATGCGCCTTGTCTTGCTCCAAGAGGTTCCATCGTTGAAAACGATTCCTAAAATGTTTGTGGGTGCATTGATAAGCAAAGTGAGGGACTTTATACGATAATATGTTACAGtgattaaaactgcatttccTACCAAAGATTTGATTATTaacgttataaaaaaaatggaaatcgCTTACCGAGCTTTTTACCGAACGATCTCATCATGAAGAAAAATCCATCGGGTCTCCCGTCAAAAACTTCACGAGTTGACACCTCCTTTATCAAATCCTTCCCCGAAACAATGACAACATTGATGAGACCCAGTCTCAAACCCAGCAGGTTCCCATACAGGTTTGCCCAGCGGCGCCATAGAGTATGATGTGGTATCTTTGACCTCAAGTTAAAAGCAACGGATAGCAAGTTTCCCAAAATCGGCAAAGGTGTCGGTCCTAAAAGTTTACAACTGATATAATATATTTCGCAACGAATATAAACGAAAACTCAAAAACGCAACCTGGAGGATATAGGCGTGgtcttttgaatttatttttgaggAAATAGAACGCTAAAAATACTGAGAATGCTATAAGGGGCCACATCGTTCTTACTAACTGCTTACAGGGAACTGAATGTGATGTCCTGATTACGTCCCTACTTATTGTATGCGCCGATGGGTCTTTCAAAGATCAAATCTATGTTTGAATAAGTTATTAGTTTCCTCATACTTGTTCGGGGTATTTATGTCCTTAGCTCAGTTAAAccttatccttttctgtcaacGTCAGATAGTTTATTAGATAGTTAATTCACCATTTTCAGGCGTGAATTATACTTAAGTCTTTACGGCGATTTTTGCCATTAAATAGGTAACTTGAAAAACTTTTTGTGTTATGTAACTGACGCGATCGCTCTTTTCGCATGTTCATAATGAGAATACGTCATCAAGAATCAAGACAAAGTCCAATAGTAGATTGAGGCATATAATATACACACCCACATAATATTGACATTTAACGCATTTGACGCAATCCTGTCGACTATATTCCTATTTTAGACCTATTCCTAaaactttattacattttcCGAGTTTCGTAATGgatgtaaaataatttacaaaaatacagcAATTGAGCCTCTCAGTTTCAAAATCAGGGTGCGGCTGAGTACTGGTGTTTTACAAGGGGCGACTGCCTATTCGCCCTCTTAAACCCAATACCTCCAGGTAAGACTAGTCAGTCTTACTGGCTTCCGGCTACCCGTTACGACCGCTTCCCTATCAATATCTGAAACCCCTCAGATTCAGAAATTGATCCATAATTCAAAAACTAGTCATACAAAAAGTCAAAGTTAAGGAATACACTTAAAAACTACAAGCCTGGTGGCCGAAGAAGAAAACCATTTCAATATATGTAGATACATTGTAATTAAGTAGATTATGAAAGTCATTAAAAcagcatatattttttaaataaaaactgttgGTGATAATGATTATCGTAAATATAGCTGGAGTAATCTAAACGTGTAGCTGCATCCCCACCCAACAGTAATGATTGTCTTGGTGTCAATAGTTACATCAtttaaacaacaaataaaacaaataagttaCTTAACACTGATATAGCGTCATCAAAATGATATGACGTGTTGTTAATTGACATTTAGTTTTAACGGTACGGAATAAATGTTTGTGACCTGGAGACATTCATGAAGCGATAATAGACAACATCGCTTCCGTGCCAGTGAAGTATGTCCAGaagattctttatttattacagtttgTCTTACGACCGATAACATGACCGACAAACTGCTGGCACTGACATCGGACATCGGACATCGGACATCGGACGAAAACATAATAGGTatcatatattatcatgaaactATTCTTTTTATACTCAGACTAGAAGAGAGTGAAGAAAAGCGTCAATAGTTATAAGGCAAACTTGTCGTTTGCTCGAATTTGGATAAGCTTATTTTGAACGCTTGACTTAGTCTAATCGCTGGTATCTGCAATGTCAATTCTTTTTGAAAAATCATGAtgtgaaataatttatatcGTAACTAAAATATCTTGCTTCAATTCATTTTCACGACACAAACAATTTTtaccacatttttattttatatcttaacAATGTTTTGGTAAGCTAATTCTATATCAATCAGTTTCTCGAATAAGAGCGCATAAAAATTTTACGCAGGAGcttagataaaattaaatactggGAAATGCTTGGAAGTAGAATGTATCATAAAACATGTTATCAATCAACATGCCTGACCGGGGGGCGTGGTATCGTCATAAATTCATGACACATCATTACTATTTTACTTAtcatgaagatttatttttgtttttcaaatgtCACTAAGATTACAATCACATTCTTCGATTCGACGGTTTTTTGATAAAGTGCATTATGAATGATAACAAtccttttattataacatttcagACCAGCTATTCCGGATCTCACGATAATATCTCAGATTCTTGCCtgattggaatatttttattaaatacgatCAAACCACGCGACATTTTGAAGAAAAGGTCAATTTTTACACTCGTGTTTTAAAATAGACCGCATATCTTTAGTAATAAAACAGGTCATTActaaattattcattaattcTCTTATTTTACATAATCATTGTTATGGGTTTTAACGGaagtgaatttttaaatttatataaactgtgcaatataaaatatttcatactaaCTTCTGCCAGCTTTTTCACTTGCGGCCTTTCTCGCcactaaactatttttttaaatcggacacGTAGTTcatgagattagcgcgttcaagcaaacaaacaaacttttcagctttacaacattcgtataccTAGATATTAATACAATTTCTACGTATAGGATAAATAACagcgtaaataattatatcattttcCTACTAAAGTATATCCTATTTACTTAATGGTTGTTCCGTATTTTCTACGTCAAGATAGTAAACTCACCCCGATAGTAAAGTTGACCATGGGGCATAGATATGAAGATACTCAGCTTACCTGAACTCGGTGCTATACGTAATTAGTGTTAATTAAGCTCTTTTTAACGAGATTCTTCCTTGGTAATGGTTTCATCACTGTAATCTCAAATGTGTTAATCTGTAGTAACAGCTTAGCATTGCTTTTGTTGATAATAGCCCCTAAGCTTTCCTGATCAATATCGAACATTCCTTCTAACCTGTCAGGAGTTGCTCAACAGTCTGCTCAACTGTGTTCAGTGCTAATTTTACTAGGAACTTCTATCACAGGTTGGTACCTAAGTATTTCTCTGTAAATTGTAGGGAATGTATAAGTAATACCGACCTGTAAGCGCATATATTATCAATTCTTCAAAAAGGGACCATCAGAGCTTTGGCTTCACTAAAGATACCTAATATAActcttatttgaataaataataaactggaCACTGACGATCACTCAAGATCAACTGACTTGAACCACGTGTTTTTTAACAAAGTTCACAGTCTAATTTGCATTACCCCACAATAAATTCAAACGAGTTCATGTTGAACCAGTTTCCTTaacttttttgacgttcaaattTGAACGCGTTTAAGAGAAGTCGGTGTCTTAGTCATGCTTAGTATCATATTTCTTACTTAGCGTGTTTCAGTCAAAGTAAGGTCCTCACTAATAATGCAAATTCGTAAATACTAAGTACCTGCTACGTTGACACTGCCCGTGATACaggaaaacaacaaaaatataaattaatttatcatcGGTAATGTTAGCTacattttaatatacttaattgaTTGGCGAAATCAAGCTAAAACAGCTGAtttgtttttttggaaaatccATCATTGAAGGCAGaattaaaagttttgtaaaatgATAACGATAACAAAGTGTCATAAAAGACAAAATATTAGCGTGCAGTCTAGAGCCTGAAAGGTTTtcacaggatgcgggtgaagccGTGGAGAACAGCTAGTTAAGGCTGTATGTAAGGGAAAGTTAAAGTGTTCCTAATACATGTCAGTTGTCAGTCAACGTGCCTACACGGCCATGATATTTGCAGGCCTACATCCTTGAACTAAGTTTAAAGTTTCTGTAGGAATTTGTGTCTAAACTAATAAGTACTGAACCTGTATCTAGTTAGCAAATTATTTTGCAACTTTATTGTATTCGGTACAGTAGTTAGGAGGCAATGCATATCAATTTACAACCATTCCACATATTAGGTTCCTATTCTACTGTTGCCttatattgcttttgaatccaACAGCAGTAAACAGTATCGTATATTTGTAAATGTCCATAAAAATATGCTCCACGAATTGCTAGACTGTGAACAATCATTGCCTGTTGGTCATACTAAGATGAATTGTTTTGCGCTTTAATGGGACCCATGACCCGTGACGCAAATACTCAAGCATTCAATGACCACTAAGAGTGTTTGTCTCGAAatgtatttgcatttttttttttcaataaattgtatTCAAGTTTCTAATTACAGATCATTTCTGCAATTGCtaaaagaaactcaaaactttCGTGCAGGTTGCTCGCAGTTTCGCGTGCATAAGCAAAATGTTTACTTGGAAAAGTCGGTAAAGAGCAAATCCCACCGAGGGTTAATCTGTTCTTCGtaaagaaatattgatgattactTCGAAACCTACGAAGATGCATTGTTGTGTTTTTCCTATAATTTTTAGATCAATATTAATCAATCATGTTTTCTCTTGCTTTGCGACTTCGATTCAATCTTTCATAAACAACAAAGATAAGGTTGGAatgataagtattttttacgCCTTTTCATCATAATGTGTAATGTATTTAATCTGATGATCATGAAAAAGACAAATCTTGTGACAATTACGctataacaaactaaaaagttacttttatcattccagtattttaaaattactgtCGTTAACGTATGTATGATGTACATTACTGGATTACTTAAGACAATATAAAAAACCAAAATTTTGAGTCTGGAAAATTTTGATAAGCACTGAGTCAAGCAGCTAAAATGATGCAACCTACCGCATGATTGTGCACTGATCTCAAAAACTCTACTTACACAATTTTCTTACGTGAACATAAAaacatagataaaatatttattttttatcaataaccGAGGACGTACCCTTCCACTGATCACTGGCTGAAACTCCTACACCCAATGAACTTGTATCACGATAACTGTATCAATGCGAGAACTGACTCAATGTATAAAACTGACGAAGGCTATCGTCCGCCGCATTTCATTCTCGGACATCGACCAATAGAGACCTAcgctaacaatttatttattaatttaccaaTTAATCAAGTGCAGTGATGGCACCTATTAACGCGAATGACTTAAATGACGCCAAGGCTTTCGTGCCGGCGAAGAAAGTTCTGCCTGAAGTTGAAACGGATGTTGCCAATGGAAACGGAAATGGGAACTCACCTAAAGGGTATGTATCGACGCTAAGATTATCGTGTTTACAAATACTCAATTGTCGTGTTAGAATAGCTGGTATATTATCTTCTAGTATTTATCAAAAGGCATATTGAATGATTCATCTATCtactatttttgttaaatatttaataatatatttgctTATTGGAGTGTGtacgtacatacctacctacgtgTACACCcatatctacaaaaaaaaactttcacttaATTTCATATTTCTAGTGTACCTGTCCAACATCAATCTTGCGAAACcgttataataatttacaaagcaATTGCTagccaattaatttaattaaataattatatttatgctCCTTTCACTATCTTCAAATCGAACTCTAACCGTCTTCTATTCagtgaaaaaataaatctagaTAGATCTATTGTTTGTTATGCTTTTACGTTTCATGATCCAATAGACTTTAACGAAGGTTAAACGATAAATTAAAGAATCATAACAATCAATGGAAAACAATAATTGTACAGAAACTTCTTCATCCTTGAAAATTATATTCGTGCAATCAATTACTTacgaacaggggcccgattctcctaattttacttaagcaacatacgattcacgttcgactcgattcgactgatatccgatcccgactcgattacgattgaagcgtatgtggcattccgctattttttctttga
This genomic window contains:
- the LOC124634923 gene encoding farnesoate epoxidase-like isoform X1, producing MWPLIAFSVFLAFYFLKNKFKRPRLYPPGPTPLPILGNLLSVAFNLRSKIPHHTLWRRWANLYGNLLGLRLGLINVVIVSGKDLIKEVSTREVFDGRPDGFFFMMRSFGKKLGIVFNDGTSWSKTRRIVLKYLKSFGYNTRFMENYISEECRELVKLRTNDAGRPILVNNMFNITIVNILWRLVAGKRYDLEDKKLKFLCDLIMRLFRAVDMSGGILNFMPFMRHVFPGLSGYKELSGIHKALHEFLKETIQQHEQSIDVNNPRDVIDAFLIEKMECKDQFFTDEELQVVCLDLLEAGMETVSNTAVFMLLHIVLNDDVQRRLHDEIDDVIGPLRPPALSDRARMVYTEAVLLESLRISSVAAMGIPHMALEDARLGNYIIPKGTFILLSMYDLHNGTHWKDPDTFRPERFITKEGNLIQDESLMPFGTGKRRCIGEGLARSELFMFLTHILQTFHIKIPEGDTMPSIEPNDGLSLSAKPFRVIFEKRN
- the LOC124634923 gene encoding farnesoate epoxidase-like isoform X2, which produces MGPTPLPILGNLLSVAFNLRSKIPHHTLWRRWANLYGNLLGLRLGLINVVIVSGKDLIKEVSTREVFDGRPDGFFFMMRSFGKKLGIVFNDGTSWSKTRRIVLKYLKSFGYNTRFMENYISEECRELVKLRTNDAGRPILVNNMFNITIVNILWRLVAGKRYDLEDKKLKFLCDLIMRLFRAVDMSGGILNFMPFMRHVFPGLSGYKELSGIHKALHEFLKETIQQHEQSIDVNNPRDVIDAFLIEKMECKDQFFTDEELQVVCLDLLEAGMETVSNTAVFMLLHIVLNDDVQRRLHDEIDDVIGPLRPPALSDRARMVYTEAVLLESLRISSVAAMGIPHMALEDARLGNYIIPKGTFILLSMYDLHNGTHWKDPDTFRPERFITKEGNLIQDESLMPFGTGKRRCIGEGLARSELFMFLTHILQTFHIKIPEGDTMPSIEPNDGLSLSAKPFRVIFEKRN